One segment of Desulfovibrio sp. DNA contains the following:
- the galU gene encoding UTP--glucose-1-phosphate uridylyltransferase GalU, with protein sequence MKDIRKVIIPVAGWGTRSLPATKNIPKEMLPIYNKPVIQYVVEEAQKANIQDVIFVTNRDKSVIEDHFDYNLQLESVLERAGKLDKLAEVRQVAEMVNIMSVRQKKQLGLGHAVLCARELVRDDPFAVMVGDDLMFGGVPGIAQLIEVAMAEKMPVIGVMEVPWEKVSRYGIIDGDEVAPGVFRIKNMVEKPTREKAPSRMAIVGRYVLTPDIFDYLEKVTPGHGGEIQLTDALQALAQDKGMMAVRMSGMRFDAGDWAEFLTANIYFALQDEELRYDLLNLLKNFVQFH encoded by the coding sequence ATGAAGGATATTCGCAAGGTTATTATTCCCGTAGCCGGATGGGGCACGCGTTCATTGCCCGCGACCAAGAATATTCCCAAGGAAATGCTGCCCATCTATAACAAGCCTGTCATCCAGTATGTGGTTGAGGAGGCTCAGAAAGCCAATATCCAGGATGTGATCTTTGTAACCAACCGCGACAAGAGCGTTATTGAAGACCATTTTGACTACAACCTGCAGTTGGAATCAGTGCTGGAACGCGCCGGAAAGCTGGACAAGCTTGCCGAAGTGCGCCAAGTGGCTGAGATGGTCAACATCATGTCCGTGCGCCAGAAAAAGCAGCTTGGCCTCGGCCATGCGGTGCTCTGCGCGCGCGAGCTTGTGCGTGATGACCCCTTTGCCGTCATGGTGGGCGACGACCTCATGTTTGGCGGCGTGCCCGGCATTGCGCAGCTTATCGAAGTGGCCATGGCGGAAAAAATGCCTGTCATCGGCGTGATGGAAGTGCCGTGGGAAAAGGTCAGCCGCTACGGCATTATCGACGGTGATGAAGTGGCCCCCGGCGTGTTCAGGATCAAAAACATGGTGGAAAAACCCACCAGAGAAAAAGCGCCTTCACGCATGGCCATTGTGGGACGCTACGTGCTGACGCCCGATATTTTTGACTATCTTGAAAAAGTTACCCCCGGTCATGGCGGTGAAATTCAGCTGACCGACGCCCTTCAGGCTCTGGCTCAGGACAAGGGCATGATGGCGGTGCGCATGTCCGGCATGCGCTTTGACGCGGGCGACTGGGCAGAATTTTTGACGGCCAATATTTATTTTGCCCTTCAGGATGAAGAATTGCGCTACGATTTGCTGAATTTGCTCAAGAATTTTGTGCAATTTCACTAG